A region of Bacteroidota bacterium DNA encodes the following proteins:
- a CDS encoding helix-turn-helix transcriptional regulator, which produces MEMLERIQLILKVKNMSASQFADKIGVQRSGISHILSGRNQPSLDFITRILNVYPDINPEWLIHGAGIMIKPDLFSTEPAKKVEVKKLEPEISPLSVSVPPEPVQIQVVEKEVIEPTKKEEPAKPLPKSEKIPVKIDSSVADKEIERIVIFFKNGTFSEYRQG; this is translated from the coding sequence ATGGAAATGCTTGAAAGGATTCAACTCATATTGAAAGTTAAAAATATGAGCGCTTCACAGTTCGCCGACAAGATCGGAGTTCAGCGTTCGGGTATCTCGCATATTCTTTCCGGACGCAATCAACCAAGCCTCGATTTTATTACCCGTATATTAAATGTATATCCGGATATCAATCCGGAATGGCTCATTCATGGCGCCGGAATAATGATTAAGCCGGACCTGTTTTCAACAGAACCTGCTAAAAAAGTGGAAGTTAAGAAACTAGAACCGGAGATTAGCCCTCTTTCTGTTTCCGTTCCACCCGAACCGGTACAAATACAAGTTGTTGAAAAAGAAGTTATTGAACCGACTAAAAAGGAGGAACCTGCAAAGCCGCTTCCCAAAAGTGAAAAGATTCCGGTGAAGATTGACAGCTCAGTTGCAGATAAAGAAATTGAGCGGATTGTTATCTTTTTCAAAAACGGAACCTTCAGCGAATACCGTCAGGGATAA
- a CDS encoding glycosyltransferase: protein MRLLVVLPRVPYPLEKGDKLRAYHHLKYLSRFHEIHLCCLNDVALHPEAEANLRPFCKSIHIIQLGKAGIYFNLLKAFLTGRPLQAGYFYRCRMQKKIEEIMHTVQPDHVFCQLIRTARYAEKLSIPTTLDFQDVFSVGAGRMKDSMPFYIRPFLGMESKRVAAYEAKMFDIFDNLIIISEPDRSAICHPDKDKIVIVSNGVDEELFSPMEHEKKYELLFTGNMSYPPNVNSVEYLVNNVLPEVHRINPGVKLMIAGANPSAAVKALASEHVAISGWVEDIRECYASAHIFIAPMQIGTGLQNKLLEAMAMQIPCITSPLANKALAAVDGKDILVGSAPEEYAQHIIYLLNHPEKAAEIARSGHDFVLQNYNWDTQTSKLERLISGTKHI from the coding sequence ATGCGTCTGCTGGTTGTTTTACCGAGAGTTCCGTATCCCCTTGAGAAAGGAGATAAGCTGCGTGCATACCATCATCTGAAGTATCTTTCCCGTTTCCACGAAATACATCTTTGCTGTCTGAACGACGTAGCGCTTCACCCCGAAGCCGAAGCAAACCTCCGTCCTTTCTGCAAAAGCATTCATATCATTCAGCTTGGCAAGGCCGGTATCTATTTTAATTTACTGAAAGCCTTCCTGACGGGACGACCGCTGCAGGCAGGATATTTCTATAGGTGCAGGATGCAAAAGAAGATTGAGGAGATTATGCATACGGTTCAACCCGACCATGTGTTTTGCCAGTTGATACGTACTGCCCGCTATGCCGAAAAGCTCAGTATTCCCACAACACTCGACTTTCAGGATGTGTTCTCGGTCGGGGCAGGGCGCATGAAAGATTCCATGCCTTTTTATATCCGGCCCTTTCTGGGTATGGAGTCGAAACGGGTGGCTGCTTACGAAGCAAAAATGTTTGATATATTCGATAATCTTATTATCATCTCCGAGCCCGACCGTTCGGCCATCTGTCATCCCGATAAAGATAAAATAGTGATTGTTTCCAACGGTGTTGATGAAGAACTGTTCAGTCCGATGGAGCATGAAAAAAAATATGAGCTGCTGTTTACCGGCAATATGTCGTATCCGCCCAATGTGAATAGCGTGGAATATCTGGTAAATAATGTGCTCCCTGAAGTACACCGCATTAATCCCGGTGTGAAGCTGATGATTGCCGGAGCGAACCCGTCGGCTGCCGTGAAGGCACTTGCCTCTGAGCATGTAGCCATTAGCGGATGGGTGGAAGATATACGCGAATGCTACGCCTCCGCACATATCTTTATCGCACCCATGCAAATCGGTACCGGTTTGCAAAACAAATTGCTTGAAGCGATGGCCATGCAGATTCCGTGTATTACCTCGCCGCTTGCCAACAAGGCATTAGCGGCTGTTGACGGAAAGGATATTCTGGTAGGCTCTGCACCCGAAGAATACGCGCAGCATATTATTTATCTGCTCAATCATCCTGAGAAAGCGGCAGAGATAGCCCGGAGCGGGCACGATTTTGTACTGCAAAACTATAACTGGGATACGCAGACCTCAAAACTCGAACGCCTCATCAGTGGCACGAAGCACATCTGA